CAAGGCCAGGTGCTGGCGGTCGCGGCGCAGCGACTCCAGCAGCTCGTCGAGCACAACGCCGTCGGGGACCCGGCGCAGCGGCCGGGCCAGGTCGCGGAGGCTGGCCTCGCCGTCCCGGCCGGAGGCACCCAGCAGGTCCTTGGCGTGGACGACCCCCAGGGCGGTGTCGAGGCCGCCGTCGGCCTCGCACAGCGGGAACCGGGTGTGGCTGCGGTTGGCCCCGTTGACCTGGTCGATGGCCTCGGCGACGCTCTGGTCGACGGTGAGCAGCTCCACCTGCGGCTCGGGCACCATCGCCTCCCGGGCCCGTCGGTCGCCGAAGGTGAACACATGCTCGGTGACCTCGTGCTCGGCGGGGGCGATCATGCCCTCCTGGCGGCTCTGGCGGACCAGCTGGCGCAGCTCGTCCTCGCTGTGGGGGGCGTGGCCGGCCTCGCTGGCCGGCGGGATGCCGAAGGGCCGCAGGACCAGGTTCCCGAGCCAGTTGAGCAGGTCCACGATCGGCTTGGTGGCGATGTAGAACAGCCGCATCGGGGGGGCGAAGGCCAGCCCGGTCGGGCGGGTGCGGGCGATGGCCAGGCTCTTTGGGGCGAGCTCACCGACGACCACGTGCAGGACCGACACCAGGGCGTAGGCGATCGCGAACGAGATCGCGGCCGAGCCGACGCCCGCGAACCCGCCGAGCGGCTCCAGCACCGGCCCGAGGAGCTTGGCGACGGCGGGCTCGCCGGCCAGGCCGAGGCCGATGCTGCACAGCGTGATGCCGAACTGGCAGGCCGAGAGGTAGGCGTCGATGTGCTCGACGGCGTGGCGCAGGGACCGGGCGCCGCCGACCCCGTCGGCCTCCAGCTCGGCGACCTCGGTGGGGCGGATCCGGGTGATGGAGAACTCGGCCGCCACGAAGAAGAAGTTGCCGGCGATCAGGACGACGATGAGGGCAAGCTGAACGACCATCGGGACCGGGCTACCCGGTGGACGGCCCCGTCACACCGTCGGCCAGGGGGTCGGCCGGCTGCCCGCGCCGCCGCCACGC
This region of Actinomycetota bacterium genomic DNA includes:
- a CDS encoding hemolysin family protein: MVVQLALIVVLIAGNFFFVAAEFSITRIRPTEVAELEADGVGGARSLRHAVEHIDAYLSACQFGITLCSIGLGLAGEPAVAKLLGPVLEPLGGFAGVGSAAISFAIAYALVSVLHVVVGELAPKSLAIARTRPTGLAFAPPMRLFYIATKPIVDLLNWLGNLVLRPFGIPPASEAGHAPHSEDELRQLVRQSRQEGMIAPAEHEVTEHVFTFGDRRAREAMVPEPQVELLTVDQSVAEAIDQVNGANRSHTRFPLCEADGGLDTALGVVHAKDLLGASGRDGEASLRDLARPLRRVPDGVVLDELLESLRRDRQHLALVVDEHDKAVGIITLEDVLEEIVGEIEDEFDSETDQIRVGEPGAHADGEETG